The following are encoded together in the Nyctibius grandis isolate bNycGra1 chromosome 5, bNycGra1.pri, whole genome shotgun sequence genome:
- the ENO2 gene encoding gamma-enolase — protein MAVERIHAREILDSRGNPTVEVDLYTHKGMFRAAVPSGASTGIYEALELRDNDKSRFLGKGVLQAVDHINSTVAPALVGSDLSVVDQEKIDNLMLEMDGTENKSKFGANAILGVSLAVCKAGAAEKDVPLYRHIADLAGNSDLILPVPAFNVINGGSHAGNKLAMQEFMILPVGAESFRDAMRIGAEVYHNLKSVIKEKYGKDATNVGDEGGFAPNILENSEALELLKEAIDKAGYTDKIVIGMDVAASEFYRDGKYDLDFKSPDDPSRYISADELGDLYQSFVRDYPVVSIEDPFDQDDWEAWSKFTANVGIQIVGDDLTVTNPKRIERAVEEKACNCLLLKVNQIGSVTEAIQACKLAQENGWGVMVSHRSGETEDTFIADLVVGLCTGQIKTGAPCRSERLAKYNQLMRIEEELGDEARFAGHNFRNPSVL, from the exons ATGGCAGTCGAGAGGATCCACGCCCGCGAGATCCTGGActcccgtgggaaccccaccGTTGAGGTGGATCTGTACACACACAAAG GCATGTTTCGAGCAGCGGTCCCCAGCGGCGCGTCCACTGGTATCTACGAAGCGCTGGAGCTGCGAGACAACGACAAGTCGCGTTTCCTTGGAAAAG GGGTCCTGCAGGCCGTGGATCATATCAACAGCACTGTCGCCCCAGCTCTCGTGGGCTCT GACCTCTCTGTTGTGGATCAAGAGAAGATAGACAATCTGATGCTTGAGATGGATGGCACAGAGAACAAAT CCAAGTTTGGCGCCAATGCTATCCTGGGAGTTTCGCTGGCCGTGTgcaaggcaggagctgcagagaaggATGTCCCCCTGTACCGGCACATCGCTGACCTAGCTGGCAACTCCGATCTCATCCTTCCTGTGCCA GCTTTCAACGTGATCAATGGAGGTTCCCACGCAGGCAACAAACTGGCCATGCAGGAGTTCATGATCCTGCCCGTGGGAGCTGAAAGTTTCCGCGATGCCATGCGCATTGGGGCTGAAGTCTATCACAACCTCAAGAGTGTCATCAAGGAGAAGTATGGCAAAGATGCTACCAATGTGGGTGATGAGGGAGGCTTTGCCCCCAACATCCTGGAAAATAGTGAAG ctctggaGCTCCTCAAGGAAGCTATTGACAAAGCGGGCTACACGGACAAGATTGTCATTGGTATGGACGTGGCAGCCTCCGAGTTCTACCGTGATGGCAAATATGACCTGGACTTCAAGTCCCCAGATGACCCAAGCCGCTACATTTCTGCAGATGAGCTGGGTGACCTCTACCAAAGCTTTGTACGTGATTATCCAG TGGTCTCCATCGAGGATCCCTTTGACCAAGATGACTGGGAGGCCTGGTCCAAGTTCACGGCCAATGTGGGGATACAGATAGTGGGAGATGACCTGACAGTGACAAACCCCAAGCGCATTGAGCGAGCTGTTGAAGAGAAGGCCTGCAACTGCCTCCTGCTCAAAGTCAACCAGATTGGTTCCGTCACGGAGGCCATCCAAGC CTGCAAGTTGGCCCAGGAGAACGGCTGGGGTGTGATGGTGAGTCACCGATCTGGGGAGACCGAAGACACCTTCATTGCTGATCTGGTTGTAGGACTGTGCACTGGGCAG ATAAAGACGGGTGCTCCCTGCAGGTCTGAACGCCTGGCTAAATACAACCAGCTCATGAG gATTGAGGAAGAGCTGGGCGATGAAGCACGCTTTGCTGGACACAACTTTCGCAACCCAAGTGTTCTTTGA
- the ATN1 gene encoding atrophin-1 codes for MFSSNRAKENGGPTPKRMKTRQNKDSMSMRSGRKKETPGPREELRSRGRASPGGVSTSSSDGKAEKSRQATKKGRVEESCTPKGSKQGRTEEISESEGEDTNAPKKTKTEELPCPPSPSDVDSLDGHSFNDEMSSDPRDIDQDNRSTSPSVYSPGSVENDSDSSSVLSQGPSHSYHHPPLFPQSPPVAPPPDSLARPPEPSFGLPGEVHPQGPPAGSYHSQLEGQASRIFQAQAPQTPASSSSSAVTAPPAPPSSSSSSSSSSSAAHAPLYPTANVVQVGAKIAGGVGGLAAPGGREQTLSAKHNPPPTTPISLASVVGGLPPQKTPPANAPAAPPASAPSFPHVSANLPPPPALRPLNNAVAASSSPGMVGQALSGHLPSPHGMGQDKAAALAPSRYPYAPPPLPPSSSSGQYPQPSPAQPLPTYSASYGHSFPPPSGLSVSSQPPKYTQPSLPSQPVWSQGPPPYSRPMGNAGSHPAPPFPGQPPHHQQPPQQHHHGHGSGGGVSPAAAAPPQPSGGYPHGLESSSHHPSHATYGLRLYPPHSQAAYSQAPSAAATAPSSSSSSSSSSSSSSSSSAASSQGSYAGMCAHPPGQSPATYTFPPPPPPSPAHGAGPPVTSAATTLSTVIATMASPSAAPYKTVSPPVPASAVAPYGKRAASPVPTFQPPAPYKPGSPPTSSATPFRAATPPGYRVASSPVAGGYKAPSPAPSAPPPLPGSMAAPAPPPPPLPLSATQIKQEPSEEYEPPESPVPPARSPSPPPKVVDVPSHASQSARFNKHLDRGFNSCSRTDLYFVPLDGSKLAKKRADLVEKVRREAEQKAREEKEREREREREKEREREKERELERSVKMAQEGRPVECSSLGPVPHRPSFEQGSAVATVPPYLGPDTPALRTLSEYARPHVMSPSNRNHPFYVPLGAVDPGLLGYNVPAIYSSDPATRERELREREARERDLRDRDLRERLKPGFEVKPAELEQLHAVPAAAMDPFPRHGGLSLQTAPGLHPAFPFHPGLGHLERERLALAAGPTLRPDMSYAERLAAERQHAERVAALSNDPLARLQMLNVTPHHHQHSHIHSHLHLHQQDAIHAASASVHPLIDPLASGSHLTRIPYPAGTIPNPLLPHPLHENEVLRHQLFAAPYRDLPGSLSAPMSAAHQLQAMHAQSAELQRLALEQQQWLHAHHPLHGVPLPTQEDYYSHLKKESDKPL; via the exons atgttttcttcaaacCGGGCCAAGGAGAATGGGGGTCCCACACCCAAAAGAATGAAGACACGACAGAACAAGGACTCA ATGTCAATGCGGAGTGGACGGAAGAAAGAGACTCCAGGGCCCCGAGAGGAGCTCAGGTCACGGGGTCGAGCTTCCCCCGGGGGCGTCAGCACCTCCAGCAGTGATGGCAAGGCTGAGAAATCTCGACAAGCAACAAAG AAAGGCCGGGTGGAGGAATCCTGCACCCCCAAGGGCAGCAAGCAGGGCCGAACAGAAGAGATCTCAGAGAGTGAAGGGGAGGACACCAACGctcccaaaaaaaccaaaaccgaG GAGTTGCCCTGTCCTCCGTCCCCATCCGATGTTGACAGCCTTGATGGCCACAGCTTCAACGATGAGATGAGCAGTGACCCACGGGACATTGACCAGGATAACAGGAGCACCTCGCCCAGCGTCTACAGCCCTGGCAGCGTGGAGAATGACTCCGACTCCTCCTCCGTGCTGTCCCAGGGGCCGTCTCACTCCTACCACCACCCTCCGCTCTTCCCCCAGAGCCCGCCGGTAGCTCCCCCTCCCGACAGCCTGGCCCGTCCACCTGAGCCCAGCTTTGGGCTCCCGGGCGAGGTgcacccccagggaccccccgcAGGGAGCTACCACTCCCAGCTGGAGGGCCAGGCCTCCCGCATTTTCCAGGCTCAAGCCCCGCAGacacctgcctcctcctcctcctctgctgttactgcccctcccgctcccccttcctcctcctcctcctcctcttcctcctcctccgctgCCCATGCTCCTCTTTACCCTACGGCCAATGTGGTCCAGGTCGGGGCCAAAATTGCCGGTGGAGTGGGCGGGCTCGCAGCACCAGGGGGTCGCGAGCAGACCCTCAGCGCCAAGCACAATCCGCCACCCACCACCCCCATCTCGCTGGCGTCGGTGGTCGGGGGGCTCCCCCCTCAAAAGACGCCCCCAGCCAACGCTCCGGCCGCTCCCCCGGCTTcagccccttccttcccccacgTCTCTGCCAATCTgcctccccccccagccctgcgcccGCTCAACAACGCGGTGGCCGCCTCCAGCTCCCCGGGGATGGTGGGGCAGGCCCTGAGCGGCCACCTTCCCTCACCCCACGGCATGGGGCAGGACAAGGCAGCGGCCCTGGCCCCCTCCCGCTACCCCTACGCCCCGCCACCGCTGCCGCCCTCCAGCTCCTCGGGGCAGtacccccagccctccccggcGCAGCCCCTGCCCACATACAGTGCCTCCTACGGCCACTCCTTCCCCCCGCCCAGCGGCCTCTCGGTGTCCAGCCAGCCCCCCAAGTacacccagccctccctgccctcccagcccGTATGGAGCCAGGGGCCGCCCCCCTACAGCCGCCCCATGGGAAATGCGGGTTCCCACCctgccccccccttccccggccAGCCCCCCCATCACCAGCagccaccccagcagcaccaccacGGCCACGGGAGCGGTGGGGGGGTCTCTCCGGCAGCCGCAGCTCCCCCTCAGCCCTCCGGGGGTTACCCCCACGGCCTGGAGTCAAGCAGCCATCACCCTTCCCATGCCACGTATGGGCTGCGCCTCTACCCTCCCCACAGCCAGGCCGCTTACAGCCAGgctccttcagctgctgccacagccccttcttcttcttcctcctcctcctcgtcctcctcctcctcctcttcttcctccgCCGCCTCTTCCCAGGGAAGCTACGCTGGCATGTGCGCTCACCCCCCGGGACAGAGTCCTGCCACCTACACCTTCCCGCCTCCgccacccccctcccctgcccatgGGGCTGGCCCTCCTGTCACCTCCGCTGCCACCACCCTCTCCACCGTCATTGCCACCATGGCCTCCCCCTCCGCCGCCCCCTACAAGACCGTCTCACCCCCGGTACCCGCCTCGGCCGTGGCCCCCTACGGGAAGCGGGCAgcctcccctgtccccaccttCCAGCCCCCGGCCCCCTACAAGCCGGGCTCACCCCCCACTTCCTCAGCCACCCCTTTCCGGGCCGCCACCCCTCCTGGCTACCGAGTGGCCTCTTCCCCCGTGGCAGGGGGCTACAAAGCCCCCTCACCCGCCCCCTCTGCCCCGCCGCCCCTGCCGGGGAGCAtggctgccccggcccccccaccaccccctctACCCCTCAGTGCCACGCAGATCAAGCAGGAGCCGTCGGAGGAGTACGAGCCTCCCGAGAGCCCCGTGCCACCCGCTCGCAGCCCCTCGCCGCCCCCCAAGGTGGTGGACGTGCCAAGCCACGCCAGCCAGTCAGCCAG ATTCAACAAACACCTGGACCGCGGCTTCAACTCCTGCTCCCGCACAGACCTGTACTTCGTGCCCCTCGACGGCTCCAAGCTGGCCAAGAAAAGGGCAGACTTGGTGGAGAAAGTGCGGCGGGAGGCTGAGCAGAAGGCGCGGGAAGAGAAGGAGCGGGAACGGGAGCGGGAGCGGGAGAAGGAGCGGGAGCGGGAGAAGGAGCGGGAGCTGGAGAGGAGTGTG AAGATGGCCCAGGAGGGCCGGCCGGTTGAGTGCTCGTCCCTCGGGCCGGTTCCCCACCGCCCTTCCTTTGAGCAGGGCAGTGCTGTAGCGACTGTTCCCCCGTACCTGGGCCCTGACACCCCGGCTCTGCGCACCCTCAGTGAATATGCCCGGCCCCATGTCATGTCCCCCAGCAACCGCAATCACCCTTTCTACGTTCCGCTGGGTGCGGTTGACCCAGGCTTGCTGGGGTACAACGTGCCGGCCATCTACAGCAGTGACCCGGCGACGCGGGAGCGAGAGCTGAGGGAGCGGGAAGCCCGCGAACGAGACCTGAGGGACCGGGACCTGCGTGAACGTCTCAAGCCCGGCTTTGAAGTCAAGCCAGCCGAGTTGGAGCAGCTCCACGCCgtgccagctgctgccatgGATCCGTTCCCACGCCACGGCGGGCTGAGTCTGCAGACAGCCCCCGGCCTTCATCCCGCTTTTCCCTTCCACCCAGGGCTGGGCCACTTGGAGCGGGAGAGGCTGGCGCTGGCAGCCGGCCCGACCCTTCGTCCCGACATGTCCTATGCCGAGCGCTTGGCGGCTGAGCGCCAGCACGCCGAGCGGGTGGCTGCTCTCAGCAATGACCCTCTGGCCCGGCTGCAGATGCTCAATGTGACACCTCACCATCATCAGCATTCCCACATCCACTCCCACCTCCATCTCCACCAGCAGGATGCCATACATGCAG